CTACCATGGAGCGGTATGGAAAAACGATCAACGGCATGAGCCTGCTGGTTGCCCGACGACTGGTGGAAGCGGAAGTCCCCTTCATCACCGTCTTCTGGAAAGGGGACCTCAACAAACTCGGCAAAAAATGTAAGAGTGCCGGCAGCTGGGATACACACGGTAACAATTTCAATTGCCTCAAAGAAAATCTGCTCCCCGAATTCGACCGCGCCTATTCCGCTTTGATTGAAGATCTCAACGACCGTGGTCTGCTCGATGAAACACTGGTCATGGTCACCAGCGAAATGGGCCGTAAGCCCAAAATCGGCGACCCCCGTTCTGGCGGAATATCAGGCGCCGGACGCGATCACTGGACACACTGCCTGACAGACGTGCTCGCTGGCGGAGGAATCAAAGGCGGACAGACCTTCGGTGCCAGCGACCGCTACGGCGAATACCCGCTCAACAGCCCGGTCACCCCCGCTGACGTCACCCACACCGTCTACCACGCCATGGGCATCGACGACCTCATCGCTTACGACAAACTGGAACGCCCCTACCATCTGCTTGATGACTCAAAGCCTTTGACGTCGCTGTTCTAGAGCGCATCACATTGAACCATAGCGTCTCTCAATCTATGATACTCGGTCCAAATGGACCTGGAAACGCGACAGTAAAACTGGACACAGTCTGAACCGTATGAGATGCGACGTGAAGCCATGATTCCTTCCGACAACAGTTGGCAACCACCTCCCGTCGCAGACATTCAATCAACTCTTGGTGACTGCAACAGTTGGGTCCTGTGCGGCGGATGCTCCATTGACTGGCTGCTCGGAAAGACAACCCGAGAACATGCTGATACTGATATCGGCCTCTTTCGATCAGACCTCATAACCTGTTTGAACTCCATCGAACAATCACGTGTCTTTCTCTGTGATCCACCCGGTCAGCTCCTCGCCTGGAATGGTCTTGAGGTTCCTGCACACGTACACGATATCTGGATTACCAGCAAAGACAGAAATCACTGGGCTCTGCAATTAATGGTCTATGATGACAGCGCTGACACGGTCATCTATCGCCGCGACCCTCGCATCACCTGGCCCAAAAGCCGACATGCAATTTCGATACGCGGAATTAGAGTTCTAAATCCAGTCGTGACGCTCCTGTTTAAACTGCATCGACAGGAATTACAGGACAAAGATTGCCAGGATATTTCCACGCTGATTAATGCCGCGATTACATTTTCCAATGACGAATAACCCAGACGAAGGACCAGAGCGCATCACCTTTCACCATCGCGTCTCTCAGTCTGGGATACTCGGTCCAAATGGCTCTGGAGAGTCTACAGTAAAACGGGACACAGTCCAGGTTGAGATTTGACTACAAACGGAGATCAAGGTGAGCTACGCCCCTCTCAAACTCAGCTGCAAACCAGGACGAATCCAATCTCAGCGAACTTTTGATTTCTCCTGATTGAAACGTGATCCGACCGCCCTCATCCGGTATCATGAAAACCGTCGATTGAGAGAATGATTTCAATACCACTGAATTTCATCCGTTCATAAAACGACCATCGCAGCCTCTGTTCAACAAAGCACACCCCAATGAAATATACATTAGCCCTGGGTCTACTGGTCGGAATTCTGAACGGCAACCTCTCTGAAGCAGAAAACAAAAACGCACCCGCAAAGAAATCTCAAAGCAGATCGGCATCAGAGACCACCGCGCATCCCAACATCGTGATATTCCTGGCCGACGATCAGGGCTGGGGGGATTTGAGTCACAACGGCAATACCAACCTGCACACGCCTAACGTCGACTCACTGGCAAAAGAAGGCGTGAAGTTCAACCGCTTCTACGTGGGCGCAGTCTGTGCACCGACCCGCGCTGCATTCCTGACGGGGCGCTACCATGCCCGCACCGGAACCACAGGAGTCTCCACCGGACAGGAACGCTTCAATTCCGACGAATACACCATCGCCCAGGCATTCAAAGCCGCCGGCTATGCCACCGGTGCCTTTGGGAAATGGCACAACGGCACACAGTATCCGAACCATCCCAATGCGAAAGGTTTTGATGAGTACTATGGCTTCACCTCCGGCCACTGGGGACACTATTTCAGCCCCATGCTGGATCATAATGGTACCTTCGTAAAAGGCAACGGCTACATTACGGATGACCTGACGACAAAAGCGATGGCTTTCATCCAACAGCAGGTTCAGAACGACAAACCGTTTTTCGCTTACATCCCCTACTGCACACCCCACTCTCCCATGCAGGTACCCGATCAATACTGGGATCGTTTTAAAGACAAACAACTCAAGCTGCATAACCGGGAACCAGACAGAGAACAGCCTGATCACCTGCGTGCCGCCCTTGCCATGTGCGAGAATGTTGACTGGAATGTAGGACGCGTGCTGGAAAAACTAAACAGCCTCGGAATTACCGACGATACCATCGTGATCTATTTCTCCGACAATGGCCCGAACGGGGTCCGCTGGAACGGCGATATGAAAGGCAAAAAGGGCTCGCTCGATGAAGGCGGCGTCCGCTCCCCCTTCGTCATCCGCTGGCCCGGTCACCTGCCCGCCGGACGCGAGGTTAATCAGATCGCCGGTGCCATTGACCTGCTTCCCACACTCACTGATCTGGCAGGCATCCAGCGGCCTGAACCCAAACCCATCGATGGCGTCAGCCTCAAACCGTTGATGCTGAACTCAAGAGCAGACTGGCCGGAGCGCATGATTTTCTCCAGCCTGCGGAATCGCGTCAGCGTTCGCACCGATCAATATCGTCTGTCTCGCAAAGGCGAGCTATATGACATGCACGCCGATCCCGGTCAGCGAAAAAACATCGCCAAACAGAAACCGGAGATCACGGCAAAGCTGCAGCAGGCAGTCGCAGACTGGAGACAGTCAGTCTGGCCGAACGGTTATCCTGAAGATAAGCGACCGTTTTTAATCGGCTATGATGGTGCACGCTCCACACAACTGCCGGTCCGCGACGCCGTCTCGCACGGCGAAATCAAACGCTCCTCCCGGCATCCCAACTGCTCCTACTTTTATCACTGGACCAGTACCAGCGACAGCATCACCTGGAATGCAGAAGTCGATGCAGCCGGTGTGTACGAAGCGATCCTGTACTATACCTGTCCCCAGGCAGACATCGGATCGACCGTGGAACTGAGTTTTAATGGCAGCAAACTGCAGGGACAGATCACCCAGCCCCACGATCCGCCCCTGGTAGGCGAAGCACAGGACCGCGCCGTTCGATCTGAGTCGTTCGTCAAAGAATTCATCCCGATGACTCTAGGCAAGATCACCTTATCCAAAGGAACCGGCCCGCTCACTCTGCGGGCACTGGAAATCCCCGGTAGTCAGGTCATGGACTTTCGACTGCTGATTCTCAACCGGATCAAATAAACGTCAGAACCTCTGCTTCGCGTCACAGTTCGTTCTCCTCAGATTTCGATAACATAACGCACTCAACCCCTATTTATTAACTCAATTCAGTAACTTACTGAACAGCCAGAGAACCAGATGAAAACGGTCTGTTTTGACTGGTATCATCCTCACAGTGTGGTCATAATGGACTGTGATTATCGATTTTCTGATGTTTCAGTGTCACTGTTTCTCATCAGGAATGGTGTTATTTGTCTCAAACACAAATGATTGAGAAGAACCGCGATGATCGACCCCACGATAGTCCTCGATTCCTGCACTGTCTGGCAGCTCAATGATGTGAATTGCCAGTCACCTTTTTATTCCTGATAACCCGATGGATACGTTATGAAACGACTCTCTACTCTCTCTGCGATCTGCCTCGCATTGCTGTTTACCGTAACCACACATGCCGACGAAAAAGGCTTTACCCCTCTGTTCAACGGCAAAAATCTCGATGGCTGGGTCCAGCATGGCGGAAAAGCAAAATACGATATTGTTGATGATACCATCGTAGGCACTTCAGTCCCTAAAACTCCTAACAGTTTTCTCTGCACCAAAAAGAAGTACGACGATTTCGAACTGCAGGTCGATTTCAAAGTCGACCCGCTGTTAAACTCGGGTATCCAGATCCGCAGCAATGTTTTTGATCAAGACAAAACCCTCGAAACCAAAGACGCGGACGGCAAAGATAAGAAAATCAAAATCGCCGCCGGTCGCGTACACGGTTACCAGGTCGAAATTGATCCCTCCGATCGCGCCTGGTCGGGTGGCATTTACGATGAAGGCAGACGTGGCTGGTTGAATAACCTCGCTGACAATAAAGCCGCTCAGAAAGCCTTCAAGCAGAACGAGTGGAATCATTACCGCATCGTCTGCCGTGGTGACAAAATCAAAACCTGGATCAACGGTGTCCCCGCTGCAGACCTCAAAGATGATCTGACTTCCAAAGGCTTCATCGCCCTGCAGGTGCACGGCGTAGGCAACCATCCTGAAAAAGTCGGCAAACAGGTCAGCTGGCGCAATGTTAAAATCAAAGAGCTGAATCCAAAAAAAAAAGTAAAGAACAAAAAACCGGCTCCTAAAAAAGAAGTCGGCGCAGCCATTGGTGGCAACAAAGCCACACCAATCGACCGCATCTCAGCCGCCAAAGGGTTCAAGGTAGAACTGCTCTACTCCGTTCCCGGTCAGGATCAGGGCTCGTGGGTCAACCTCTGCACAGACGATAAAGGACGCCTGCTGGTCAGCGATCAGTACGGCGGCCTGTATCGCATCACGCTCCCTCCTGCGGGAGAAGAAGTGAAAGCAGAAGACGTGGAAAAAGTTCCCGCCGGAATCCGAGGCGTCAATGGCATGCTCTGGTCCAACGGCGCACTCTATGTTGGCGTCAACGACTACGAACGCAAAATCGCTTCAGGCCTGTATCGTCTTTCCGACAGTAACGGCGATGACCAGCTGGATCAGGTCGAACTGCTGCAGGAAGTCGAATCACACAGTGATCACGGCGTACACGCTCTCATGCCCACTCCCGATGGCGAAGACTTCTATCTGGTTACCGGAAACAACACCATCCCCCCCGCACTGGCCGACAGTTCGCCCGTGCGACAGGTCTGGGGTGAAGATCACCTGCTGCCCAGCATGCCCGATGGCCGAGGCCATAACCGCGGCGTACTGGCCCCCGGCGGAATCATCTATCGTGTTTCTCCCGATGGTCAGAAATTCGAAGCCTATGCTTCGGGATTCCGGAATATTTTCGATGCTGCTGTCAACCGCGATGGTGAACTCTTTACCTACGATGCCGACATGGAATACGATTTCAACACTCCCTGGTACCGTCCCACCCGTATCTGTCACGTCACCAGTGGTGCAGAATTCGGCTGGCGCAACGGAGCGGGAAAACGCCCTCCCTTTTATGCAGACAACCTGCCAGGTGTCCTGGATATCGGACCTGGTTCTCCGACCGGCATGACGTTCGGCTACGGTGCGAAATTCCCTGCGAAATACCAGAACGCTTTATATGCACTCGACTGGAGTTGGGGGAAACTCTATGCCATTCACCTCAAGCCGGAAGGTTCCTCTTATACCGCTACCAAAGAAGAATTCGTGACCGGCGCCCCCCTGCCGATTACCGACGCGATTATTCGTCCGCAGGATGGCGCCATGTATTTCACCATCGGCGGACGTCGGGTGCAGTCTGGTTTATACCGCGTCACTTATGTGGGTGACGAATCGACTGAACCTGTCGAAGCAACACCCACCGAAAATCAAGCACGTAACACCCGACATGCCCTGGAAGCCTTTCACGGCAAACAGGATCCTGAAGCCATCGAAGTCGCCTGGCCTTACCTCGCCGACAAAGACCGCTTCATCCGATTTGCCGCACGCACCGCCGTTGAGCATCAGCCCACAGATACATGGGCAGAGAAAGCACTCACCGAATCTGACCCTGCAAAACAGGTCGAAGCCTTACTGGCATTGGCTCGCGTCACAGGCGTCTGTCCTCAACATCGTGATGATCAGACTCCCGAAATCGACACCGCCATGCGGGACAAACTGTTGTCCGCTGTCATCAACATCGATGACGCCAGCCTCGACCTGTCACAGCAGTTGACGCTGCAACGTGCCTTACAGGTTATCCTGAACCGTTTTGGTCGCCCCGATGACGCAACGGTAGCAAAACTCATTGAAAAATTCGATCCGCAGTTTCCTGCAAAATCCCCTGAAATGAACTGGCTGTTATGCGAAACACTCGCCTGGCTGCAATCCCCGACCGTCGCAGAAAAAACGATCGCGCTGATGCAGTCTGCACCAACCCAGGAAGAGCAGATGCAATACGCACGCTCCATTCGCATGCTGCAGGCCGGCTGGACTCCCGAACTTCACAAAGCCTACTTCGAATGGTTCCTGAAAGCCGCCAACTACAAAGGGGGCGCAAGTTTTGATAAATTCATCGAGTTCATTCGAACCGATGCGGCCGCTTCACTCAATGAAGAACAAAAAACCGAACTGGCTGAAATTCTGGCACAGAAACCGGAAAAGAAATCCGCCCTCGAAAATCTGGGCGAAGTCTTCGCCGGTCGTCCCACAACCAAATGGACGCTCGAAGAACTTTCCGCAGCTGCCAATCAATCAATGAAGAAACGCAACTTCGTCAATGGACAGAAAATGTTCGCTGCAACAGGCTGTTATGCCTGTCATCGGTTCGGCAATCAAGGTGGTATGACAGGCCCCGATCTGACTTCAGCCGGACGACGATACTCTCCCCACGATCTGCTGGATCAAGTGATCAACCCCAGCAAAGTCATCAACGAACAGTTCTCTGCGATCTCAGTCGTGACGGTAGACGGCAAAGTACATACCGGCGTCGTCGTGAACCTGAGTGGTGACAACATGACCTTGAATACGGATCTGACCGATCCCAACAAACGGGTCAACATTGACCGCAAGACGATTGACGAACTGGTGGTTTCAAAAACCTCACCCATGCCCGCCGATCTGTTCGCCCGCATGACCAAAGACGAAATCCTCGACCTGATCGCCTACCTGATCAGCGCGGGCGATGCACAGCATCCCTTCTTCCAGGATTAAGTCTTTAAAAAGAAAATGAGACAATCATTCCCAGACAGGCTGCTTACTCACAACAGTAAGCAGCCTGTCTTTTTGTAACAAAATTAAGATACGCTGAGTTCTACTGATTCGATCTCTTTACTAAATCGAAACATCTCAGCCCTGCATAAGAGTTGATCGATTCTTCTTTCAATTTTAATTGGAATTCCTCTCAAAAAGCTGCTAGCATCGATTTTAATCAAATTGTTTTCGAAAAAAGCCAGCTTTCCTGAATTCTCAAATTTGATCTATTTCAAAATTATCACCTCTCACTAAAACTACATCGGGCCAGATTGTAATTTTCAGACCATCCAGGTCTGTCCGCCAATTCTGTATCTGAGGAACCTCACATGAAAACCAGCACACTCAAGTTGCCGGCGTGCATCATGCTACTGGCATTATGCTGCACATCCACTCTGTCCGCTGCCGACAAGCCCAATATACTCGTCATCTGGGGTGATGACATTGGCACCTGGAATATCAGCCACAATAATCGTGGCATGATGGGCTATCAGACGCCCAATATCGACCGGATTGCCAAAGAAGGAATCTCCTTCACCGATTACTACGGACAGCAAAGCTGTACCGCTGGGCGCGCTGCTTTTATTGGAGGAAATGTACCTGTCCGCACCGGTATGACCAAAGTCGGTCTGCCCGGCGCCAAAGAAGGCTGGCAGAAAACCGATGTCACCATGGCCACAGTCTTAAAGAGCAACGGTTATGCCACCGGCCAGTTCGGTAAAAATCATCAGGGAGACCGCGACGAACACCTCCCGACAGCACATGGTTTTGATGAATTCCTGGGAAATCTGTATCACCTGAATGCAGAAGAGGAACCCGAACACGAAGACTATCCGGCTGATCTGGTATTGCCTAACGGTAAAACATTCAAGGAACAGTATGGCCCCCGGGGCGTCATCCACTCCTGGGCAAATGGAGATGGAACCCAGAAAATTGAAGATACCGGTCCACTGACCAAAAAACGCATGGAAACCATCGACGAAGAAACTGTCGCTGCTGCCAAAAAATTCATCACAGAGCAGAACGCAGCCGGAAAACCTTTCTTCTGCTGGTGGAATGGAACGCGCATGCACTTCCGCACGCATGTCAAAAAAGAACATCGCGGCCTGAGTGGTCCCAGTGGTGATGAATATCATGACGGGATGGTAGAACACGACATGCAGGTTGGTGAACTCCTGCAACTGCTGGATGACCTGGGCATCGCCGACAATACGCTGGTGATGTATTCCACCGATAACGGGCCACACTACAATACATGGCCTGATGCCGGAACCACACCCTTCCGCAATGAAAAGAATTCCAACTGGGAAGGCGCCTATCGTGTACCAGCATTTGTCCGCTGGCCCGGTCATTTTCCCGCCGACAAAACACTGAATGGGGTTGTCGCTCACGAAGACTGGCTGCCGACATTTGCGGCTGTTGCCGGCGACACAAAAATAAAAGACAAACTGAAAGCAGGCGTTGAGCTCAACGGTCGAAAGTATCACAATTATATCGACGGCTATAATCAACTCGATTACCTCACGGGAAAAACGGAAGACCCGCCACGTAAAGAGTTCATGTACGTCAACGATGACGGCCAAATCGTCGCGATCCGGGCTGGAGACTGGAAAGCTGTCTTCCTGGAAAACCGCGGGATGGCGTTTGAAGTCTGGCGCGAACCGTTTACCGAGTTGCGTGTGCCTCTCCTGTTTCATCTCAGAAGAGATCCATTTGAAAAAGCACAACACAACGCAACCACTTACAACGACTGGTTCCTGTCTCGCGTGTATGTCATCGTACCAATGCAGCAGATTGCAGCAAATTTCCTGCAGACCATGCAGGAGTATCCGCCCAGCCAGTCTCCCGGTTCGTTCAACCTGGAAAAAATCAAAAAGACGATTGAGGACGCTGCCAGCGGCAGATGACCCAGCAGTTCGTAATAAAAAAGACAGACGGTTGAATTGCGAATCCTATTCAACCGTCTGTTCTTTTATCACGGCAATTCCAATTCCCGGCGAGGGGTTCCTGACATGCGATACTTATTTCTTTTACTGTTGCTATTTGTAACTCAAGTTGTTTCTGCAGCAGACCCCCTCCCTTCCTGGAACGACGGACCTGCTAAAGATGCGATTATCAACTTTGTGAAATGCGCGACCAATGATGGTTGTCCGCTCTATGTCCCGCCACAGGATCGAATTGCCGTCTTCGACAATGATGGCACCCTCTGGTCTGAACAACCCGCTTATTTTCAACTGCTGTTTGCCCTGGATCGGGTGAAAGCGCTGGCGGATCAGCATCCGGAATGGAAAACCGAACAACCTTTCAAAGCCATTCTGGAAAATGATCTCAAAGCAGCAGCGGCATCCGGCAAAGATGGTCTACTCAAAATCATGGCAGTCACACACAGTGGGATGACCACCGACGAATTTGAGGAGACCGTGCGTGACTGGATTAAAACCGCCCGTCATCCTGAAAAATATTTGCCCTACACAGAATTAGTCTACCAGCCTATGCTGGAAGTACTCAAGTTTCTGCGTGCAAATGGCTTCAAAACCTATATCGTCTCTGGCGGGGGAGTCGACTTCCTCCGGGTCTGGGCTGAAGACGTTTATGGCATCCCCCCCGAGCAGGTCATCGGCAGTAGTATCAAAGTGAAACTGGAAGAACGTGATGGCAAACCCGTCCTTCTCCGACTGGCGGAGATTGACTTCATTGATGACAAAGAGGGTAAACCGGTCGGCATCCATCGCTTCATCGGGCGCGCTCCTGTAATCGCGTTCGGCAACTCCGACGGTGATCTGCAGATGCTGCAGTGGACGGATCGTAAGCCGAATACCTTTAAAGCCCTCGTCCACCACACCGATGCGAAACGGGAATACGCCTACGACCGCAACTCGCACATCGGCCAACTCAATAAGGCCCTTGACGAGGGAACGGAGAAAGGCTGGACCGTGATTGATATGCGGAAAGACTGGAACCGCATCTATCCCACGCCTTAATTGAACGAAATTCATTCACTAACCGGAATAATCGTTAAGATCGTTTTTCTTTTGTTCTGATTGAATGGATAATTCATTCAGTAGATGGAGCCTCGCGACGAAAAATACCGAAAGGACCAGCTTTTTCACAGGATCCCTTTCGAGATATTCTATGCCCACAGGTTTGATCAAAAAACGCCACAACCTGCGAACCAGTCTGATTTTCAAATCGGTCTGTTACTCGATCTGCATTGCCAGTCTTGTCGTTTCCACACGCAGCACGTTTGCTGACGACGCATTACCTGAGTCACTGATAGAAGAGCCTCTGACAGAGGAACCCGCTTATGATCAGGCGTGTTCCAGCTGTCAATGCAGTAGCCCTGATTTCTGGAGTCAAACCACGCTCACGGAAAACCTGTTTCAACGGCGGCCCTGCCTGGCCGAGCAAGGCATCACCTTTGATGCGGACGTCTCCCAGTTTTATATGGGGGTCGCCTCAGGAGGAGCCGAACAGGAATTCCGTTACGCCGGGCATGGCGACTATGTGATGAATATCGATTCGGGCAAGCTCGGCGGACCGCAGGGACTGTTTGTAAAACTCCGCGCAGAACATCGCTTCGGTGAAAGCATCAACAACGCCACAGGCGCCATCATCCCGGCCAACATACTGCCTGACCTCCCGGTCGCAGACAGAGATCAACTCTATCTGACCAATGTTTTGTTTACGCAGATGTTTTCCGAATCGTTTGGAGTCTTCGCCGGTAAAATGGATACGCTTGATGGAGACATGAATGCGTTTGCACACGGTCGAGGTAAAACACAATTCTCCAATGCCGCCTTTGTCGCCACTCCCATTGGTCTGCGTACCATTGTTTACTCTTCGCTGGGCGCCGGGTTTCTGATTATGCAGGAAGGTGAGCCGATCTTCACCTTCACCGTGATCAACTCCACCGATACTTCCCGGACCAGTGGCTTTGATGAGCTGTTTGCCAACGGTGCATCCGTCATTCCGGAACTGCGCCTTCCCACAAATCTCTTTGGCCGCCCCGGGCATTTTCTGTTTGGCGCCAGTTGGAGCAGTCGAGATTATGCAGCGCTCGAACAGGACCCGTTTATCGTTCTGCCCGATATTCCCATCAGCCGTAAAACCGATTCCTGGTCACTCTATTGGAACTTCGATCAATATCTGTTCGTTGATCCCTGCGATGCTACGCGAGGCTGGGGAATCTTCGGACGAGCCGGTATTGCAGATGCCGAAACCAACCCGATTGAATGGTTTCTCAGTTTCGGCGTGGGAGGCAACAGCCCGATCTCCAGCCGCGAAGCAGACACGTTTGGCGTGGGCTGGTATTATTCTGCCACCAGCGACCGGCTGTCTCCCTTTATCAATACCATTCTGGGAGGCGTGGGAGATGGACATGGCGTAGAATTGTTCTACAACATTGAAGTCACAAAATGGTTCCACCTGACCGCTGATATGCAGGTACTCAGACCGGTTCGCCAGACCATCGACACCGCCCTCTTAGTCGGCTTAAGAGCCGTCATTGACCTGTAAAGCAGAAGCAGAAAATCAGACTTTGACGATAATATCTTCCGTAATCGCTTTCGGCGCATTCCGGGAAACAGACTTAATTCCACTCTTCATCCCGGTCGAATTAGCGTACCCTTCGCTGGTCCCGATGACCTGAGAATTCTTCGCCTTCAGCACAAAATAATGTTCGCCCGCTTTATTGACCAGTGCTTCATAGCGGCTGGAATCAGTGGCGTTTGTCTGCACCGAGAGAATCCCCTTCTTCGCCGACGCTTTGGAAGCATACATCTGGCTGGCGAGGATAATCTCACCGTTGTTCGCCAGCAGGTGAAAGTAGTACTTACCGTTTCGCCCCTGTTGAATCTGAAATCGGGCTGCCATGCTCGTCCCTTTCTGAAAGATGAGGAAACATCAGTATCTGTAGAATTATGGTATAATTCCCTTTCGTCACATGCAAGACGATTTCGCTATCTACCGGTTCAATCTTCTGACTGGTATTCAGGTAATGGGTTCATTCCTGTGTTGACTTGGCGTAAATTTTCACATCATCCACAACGGCGTTTCCGGGAACAGCCAGTCGCAACAGACGCTTGGTCGGATGTGCCATCCCTGCGGAGGAAAATGAACCGATGGTTTTGCCATCAATTTTGACGGTCAGCTGATCACCGCTGACTGTCACCAGCAGCGTGTACCACTTACCGGTTTCCAGTTTAACCGGGAAGCGTTTTCTTTTGGCTTTTAACTTTTCCTGTAGTTCAGCTGGCAGTTTTTTAGCAAGCCGCAGTTCGCGAGTTTTCAAATCCATGTTCCCGGTTTTGAGGTCGGTTAACTCGACAAATCGCGGGCTGACTTTCGCCATAAAAAGATGGCCCGCGTGCACTTTTTTATATTTCAGATCGGCAAAATTGAGCCCCAGGCTGTCCTTTTCATTTTCCAGCATGAATCGCAGCTCGACGGAACCATCCTGGAATTCGGCAGGATGCGTGACTGAGACAGCATGGTCCGCAACTTTATGCATGTAGATATACATCGCCCCATTTTTC
The sequence above is a segment of the Gimesia algae genome. Coding sequences within it:
- a CDS encoding arylsulfatase, with protein sequence MKYTLALGLLVGILNGNLSEAENKNAPAKKSQSRSASETTAHPNIVIFLADDQGWGDLSHNGNTNLHTPNVDSLAKEGVKFNRFYVGAVCAPTRAAFLTGRYHARTGTTGVSTGQERFNSDEYTIAQAFKAAGYATGAFGKWHNGTQYPNHPNAKGFDEYYGFTSGHWGHYFSPMLDHNGTFVKGNGYITDDLTTKAMAFIQQQVQNDKPFFAYIPYCTPHSPMQVPDQYWDRFKDKQLKLHNREPDREQPDHLRAALAMCENVDWNVGRVLEKLNSLGITDDTIVIYFSDNGPNGVRWNGDMKGKKGSLDEGGVRSPFVIRWPGHLPAGREVNQIAGAIDLLPTLTDLAGIQRPEPKPIDGVSLKPLMLNSRADWPERMIFSSLRNRVSVRTDQYRLSRKGELYDMHADPGQRKNIAKQKPEITAKLQQAVADWRQSVWPNGYPEDKRPFLIGYDGARSTQLPVRDAVSHGEIKRSSRHPNCSYFYHWTSTSDSITWNAEVDAAGVYEAILYYTCPQADIGSTVELSFNGSKLQGQITQPHDPPLVGEAQDRAVRSESFVKEFIPMTLGKITLSKGTGPLTLRALEIPGSQVMDFRLLILNRIK
- a CDS encoding family 16 glycoside hydrolase — protein: MKRLSTLSAICLALLFTVTTHADEKGFTPLFNGKNLDGWVQHGGKAKYDIVDDTIVGTSVPKTPNSFLCTKKKYDDFELQVDFKVDPLLNSGIQIRSNVFDQDKTLETKDADGKDKKIKIAAGRVHGYQVEIDPSDRAWSGGIYDEGRRGWLNNLADNKAAQKAFKQNEWNHYRIVCRGDKIKTWINGVPAADLKDDLTSKGFIALQVHGVGNHPEKVGKQVSWRNVKIKELNPKKKVKNKKPAPKKEVGAAIGGNKATPIDRISAAKGFKVELLYSVPGQDQGSWVNLCTDDKGRLLVSDQYGGLYRITLPPAGEEVKAEDVEKVPAGIRGVNGMLWSNGALYVGVNDYERKIASGLYRLSDSNGDDQLDQVELLQEVESHSDHGVHALMPTPDGEDFYLVTGNNTIPPALADSSPVRQVWGEDHLLPSMPDGRGHNRGVLAPGGIIYRVSPDGQKFEAYASGFRNIFDAAVNRDGELFTYDADMEYDFNTPWYRPTRICHVTSGAEFGWRNGAGKRPPFYADNLPGVLDIGPGSPTGMTFGYGAKFPAKYQNALYALDWSWGKLYAIHLKPEGSSYTATKEEFVTGAPLPITDAIIRPQDGAMYFTIGGRRVQSGLYRVTYVGDESTEPVEATPTENQARNTRHALEAFHGKQDPEAIEVAWPYLADKDRFIRFAARTAVEHQPTDTWAEKALTESDPAKQVEALLALARVTGVCPQHRDDQTPEIDTAMRDKLLSAVINIDDASLDLSQQLTLQRALQVILNRFGRPDDATVAKLIEKFDPQFPAKSPEMNWLLCETLAWLQSPTVAEKTIALMQSAPTQEEQMQYARSIRMLQAGWTPELHKAYFEWFLKAANYKGGASFDKFIEFIRTDAAASLNEEQKTELAEILAQKPEKKSALENLGEVFAGRPTTKWTLEELSAAANQSMKKRNFVNGQKMFAATGCYACHRFGNQGGMTGPDLTSAGRRYSPHDLLDQVINPSKVINEQFSAISVVTVDGKVHTGVVVNLSGDNMTLNTDLTDPNKRVNIDRKTIDELVVSKTSPMPADLFARMTKDEILDLIAYLISAGDAQHPFFQD
- a CDS encoding nucleotidyltransferase domain-containing protein, with amino-acid sequence MRREAMIPSDNSWQPPPVADIQSTLGDCNSWVLCGGCSIDWLLGKTTREHADTDIGLFRSDLITCLNSIEQSRVFLCDPPGQLLAWNGLEVPAHVHDIWITSKDRNHWALQLMVYDDSADTVIYRRDPRITWPKSRHAISIRGIRVLNPVVTLLFKLHRQELQDKDCQDISTLINAAITFSNDE
- a CDS encoding HAD family hydrolase translates to MRYLFLLLLLFVTQVVSAADPLPSWNDGPAKDAIINFVKCATNDGCPLYVPPQDRIAVFDNDGTLWSEQPAYFQLLFALDRVKALADQHPEWKTEQPFKAILENDLKAAAASGKDGLLKIMAVTHSGMTTDEFEETVRDWIKTARHPEKYLPYTELVYQPMLEVLKFLRANGFKTYIVSGGGVDFLRVWAEDVYGIPPEQVIGSSIKVKLEERDGKPVLLRLAEIDFIDDKEGKPVGIHRFIGRAPVIAFGNSDGDLQMLQWTDRKPNTFKALVHHTDAKREYAYDRNSHIGQLNKALDEGTEKGWTVIDMRKDWNRIYPTP
- a CDS encoding carbohydrate porin, giving the protein MPTGLIKKRHNLRTSLIFKSVCYSICIASLVVSTRSTFADDALPESLIEEPLTEEPAYDQACSSCQCSSPDFWSQTTLTENLFQRRPCLAEQGITFDADVSQFYMGVASGGAEQEFRYAGHGDYVMNIDSGKLGGPQGLFVKLRAEHRFGESINNATGAIIPANILPDLPVADRDQLYLTNVLFTQMFSESFGVFAGKMDTLDGDMNAFAHGRGKTQFSNAAFVATPIGLRTIVYSSLGAGFLIMQEGEPIFTFTVINSTDTSRTSGFDELFANGASVIPELRLPTNLFGRPGHFLFGASWSSRDYAALEQDPFIVLPDIPISRKTDSWSLYWNFDQYLFVDPCDATRGWGIFGRAGIADAETNPIEWFLSFGVGGNSPISSREADTFGVGWYYSATSDRLSPFINTILGGVGDGHGVELFYNIEVTKWFHLTADMQVLRPVRQTIDTALLVGLRAVIDL
- a CDS encoding arylsulfatase, with amino-acid sequence MLLALCCTSTLSAADKPNILVIWGDDIGTWNISHNNRGMMGYQTPNIDRIAKEGISFTDYYGQQSCTAGRAAFIGGNVPVRTGMTKVGLPGAKEGWQKTDVTMATVLKSNGYATGQFGKNHQGDRDEHLPTAHGFDEFLGNLYHLNAEEEPEHEDYPADLVLPNGKTFKEQYGPRGVIHSWANGDGTQKIEDTGPLTKKRMETIDEETVAAAKKFITEQNAAGKPFFCWWNGTRMHFRTHVKKEHRGLSGPSGDEYHDGMVEHDMQVGELLQLLDDLGIADNTLVMYSTDNGPHYNTWPDAGTTPFRNEKNSNWEGAYRVPAFVRWPGHFPADKTLNGVVAHEDWLPTFAAVAGDTKIKDKLKAGVELNGRKYHNYIDGYNQLDYLTGKTEDPPRKEFMYVNDDGQIVAIRAGDWKAVFLENRGMAFEVWREPFTELRVPLLFHLRRDPFEKAQHNATTYNDWFLSRVYVIVPMQQIAANFLQTMQEYPPSQSPGSFNLEKIKKTIEDAASGR